The following is a genomic window from Lysinibacillus sp. G4S2.
TCCATATTATTACAACAATGTCTATCAATATTCCTATCACATTAATAAAAATATCAGGTTAAAAAACTCGATTTCCGATCGAGTTTTTTAATTTTTTATTACAAAAAATTTACCAATTAACTTATTGAACAATACTATTCACTTCTCAAAAAAACGAAAAAAAACAATTTCCACAAAGTAAATAGTGTTTATTTTTTTAGAAAAAAACGACCATTTTTTCAAATTGCAACCCCTTTTTTTGCTCCAAAATCCAGAGTTGACCTAACTCCATTTATATATCCGAATTTTCTATCCCCCTTTTATTTCTATGCTTTGTCACGTATTTTCTCTTTCAAGATCTTTTTTCTGAAAATTATTTTTTTATAATTTTTCTGAAATGTATTGCAATTTTGTGAACTCTTTCATAAAATGAAGATGTGAATTCACTAAACTAGCAAAATTTAGTCTTTAAGCAGGAAAAATAAACACAAAATGGGGAATGTTAATGGCGAACAATCAAGCAAACAAGGGCGTCGTGATTGACTATGATGCAATTGCAAATCAAGAATCATTTAAAGTGCTTGTACGAAAAAAGAATTCATTTCTTTGGTCAATGACTGTAATCTTTTTAGCAGCTTACATGTTGTTACCAATTCTTACTTCGTACACGACAATACTACACCAAAAGGCATTTGGGGAAATTACTTGGGTGTGGGTATATTCAGCAGGATTATTCATCATGACATGGGGGCTATGTCACATATATGTAGCAAAAGCGAATAGCTTTGATAAAGAGGCAAAGGCGATTATCGCTGAATACGAGAATGGAGGTGGCCGCTGATGACTAACGGAATGAGCTTTACAGCGATTTTCTTCTTCGTAGCCATTGTTGGTTTAACATTAGTTATTACATGGTGGGCATCTAAACGAACTTCTTCTGCAAGTGATTTCTACACTGCGGGCGGTGGATTAACAGGCTGGCAAAATGGACTAGCCATCGCTGGTGACTACTTATCTGCAGCTTCTTTCTTAGGGATTGCCGGAGCAGTAGCATTATTTGGATTTGATGGATTCTTCTTCTCTATTGGTTATTTAGTAGCTTACTTAGTGGTATTATACATCGTTGCTGAGCCATTACGTAACCTAGGTAAATTCACATTAGCTGACATGATCACTGCGCGTTTCGACAGCTCTAAAGTTCGTGGTACAGCAGCTTTAAGCACTATTACAATTGTTTTATTCTACATGATTGCACAACTAGTTGGTGCAGGAGCACTTATTCAATTACTTTTAGGAATCGACTATTGGGTTGCAGTGTTAATCGTAGGTGTTATGATGACAACTTACGTATTATTCGGCGGTATGACTGCAACATCTTGGGTACAAATTATCAAAGCTTGTCTTTTAATGTTGGGTACTGTCATTATTTCATTCTTAGTATTAAAAGAGTTTGGCTTTAGCATCACAACGATGTTTAAAGAAATGGAAACTGCTACTGATAGCGGTGCAGCTTATTTGAATCCAGGTCTTAAATATCAAAATGGTATTGATACAATTTCAATGTTAATCGCTTTAGTATTAGGTACAGCTGGTCTTCCACATATCCTAATGCGCTTCTTTACAGTAAAAGATGCGAAAACTGCTCGTTCCTCAGTAATTTGGGCTACTTGGATTGTAGGTATCTTCTACATTCTAACAATCTTCTTAGGCTTCGGTGCAGCTAAATTCGTTGGTAAAGAAGAGATTATTGCTGCAAACGCTGCAGGTAACATGGCTGCTCCTCTTCTTGCAGAAGCGCTTGGCGGAGACATCCTATTCTCATTCGTATGTGCGGTAGCTTTCGCAACAATCTTAGCGGTAGTAGCTGGTCTTGTACTTTCTGGAGCATCTGCCCTTTCACATGATATTTACGGTCAAATCATTAAAAAAGGGAACGTTACAGAGAAAGAGCAAGTACTTGCAGCTCGAATCGGTTCAATCACAATCGCTATTATTTCAATTCTTTTAGCACTTGGTGCACAAACATTAAACGTAGCGTTCTTAGTATCACTTGCGTTCTGTATTGCAGGTTCAGCTAACCTACCTGTAATCATCTATACAATCTATTGGAGACGCTTTAATACAGCTGGTGCTGTAACGGCAATGTTAACTGGTTTAATCTCTGCATTAGTACTTGTTGCAGTTTCACCAAACATCTGGAATCCAGTTGAAGGAAAAGCAATTTTCGTTGGGAATCCGTTAATTAATTTAACGAATCCAGCTATTATCTCTGTACCACTTGGCTTCCTAGGAGGTTTCATCGGAACATTACTTTCTAAAGAATCAGATGCCAAAAAATATCGTGAAGTGGAAGTTAAAGCAAACACAGGTATTTCTGTACAGGATGTATCTCACTAATAATATGACAACGGCCTCGTAAGTTACATACTTACGAGGTTTTACTTTTTCTTGGCTCATCACCAAGTTTGAGATGGGAGTGGAGGCTGAACGACTCCTTAGGGATCAGCGTACAGACTAGCTCAAACGAAGCAGCTTATCAGACGCCCAAGGAAAGCCGCCCAGTCGGAACGGAAATCACCCTTGCTTTGCCTTTTCCTTCCGTTTTCGGTACTATATTTACAAATGACAGTTGGAGGTAAGGTAACATGACACAATCAAAAGCAAAAAAGAAGCGCATGCATGAAAAACGCACCCAAGGGAAAGACGTTGAAAAAAATCGTCAATTCTCCCCTTTCAGCACACATGAGCGTCTAACGAAAACTAAAAAAGAAAGCATCGAACAAAATTTCACAAAGCATAGAAAACCCAACCACTCAGATGATTATTAGTGGTTGGGTTTTGCTTTTAATGAGACATCTAGATGTTTATAAGTACTACGTTCTGGATTGAACTACTCCCACTTCGCTAACTTAGAAGTGGGAGATTCCTAAGAACACCTCCGTAACCGAAAGTTTGGATTAGGATATCCCCGAAGTTCCTGCGGTTAGAAGTCTTATCGCTTCATTTTTAAGAAATTGTCCTGCGTTAATATTTCAAACATGATGTGTTCCACAGGGTGGGCTTTTAGTGATATTACTATTTTTATCAGCGATGTTTGATGCTTTATCAGCGATTTTAACTCTTTTATCAGCGGTTCTGGCTCTTTTATCAGCGATTTTGAGGTTTTTATCAGCGATTTTGAGGTTTTATCAGCGGTCCCAGCTCTTTTATCAGCGATGTTGAGGTTTTATCAGCGGTTCTGGCTTCTTTATCAGCGATGTTCGAGGTTTTATCAGCGATTCCGACTCTTTTATCAGCAATGTTTGAGGTTTTATCAGCGATTCCAGCTCTTTTATCGGCGATGTTGAGGTTTTATCAGCGGTCCCGGCTCTTTTATCAGCGATTCTGGTCCTTAAAAAAACACAGCTGCTCTAAAAAAAGCAGCTGTGTTTTTTGTTATAAATTATAAAATATTGTCGTATTTCTTGTGATGATGCGCGCCGCTTCCTGCGTTGTAATCCCCTTGATTGAAGCGATAACCTCCATGGAATGATTCATCATCCATGGAGACGTCCGTTTATTGTCAAAGGGATCTTCAAATGGCCACGGTCCATCGGTTTCTACCATCATCAGCTCAATTGGGTATTTTTTGATAACCTGTTGAATCTCCGTCTCATACGTACAATCAGGCGTTACAGAAATGAAATACCCATTTTGAATCATTCGTTCAATCACTTCCTCATCGCCTTTAAACCAATGGAAATGTGCTTTCTTTACATGATGCTTTTCCAACAAATCACAAGCAATAGCCGCATCCTCATAAACAGCATGTAAAATAATCGGTTTATTTAGTTCCTTCGCCAGCAAAATAAACCGTTCTAACAATTCCATATACGGGCGATCATCAACTGCCTTCTCTTGTTTCAAATAATAAGGTAACCCTACCTCACCAATAGCTACCGTATCATGAGCATGTTGGCGGATCCAATCGAATAATGCCTCTTCTTCCATAGCACTTGGTAACGCTTGTTCAGGATGAAAACCAAACGCCGCCTTTACCTTTGCAAAGGTTTTCGACAACTTCAACGTTTTTTCACACGATTCAATATTCATGCTAACAGCAATGACATGTTCAGCTTCCTCTAGCAAAGTTGGTACTTCATTCTCCAAATACTGATCTAAATGAATATGCGCATCAATCAACATTCGCGTCATCCTTTTCTTCTTTTAAGTAAGTAAATAACTGTTGCTTTAATGCTGTAAATGTTGCGGAATGGCGGATTTCCTCTTGTCGTGGCCTCGCAAAAGGTACAATAATTTCCTTTTTAATCGTAGCTGGTCGTTTCGTTAAGACAATGATGCGATCCGCTAAAAAAAGTGCTTCCTCGATACTATGAGTAACAAATACAATAGATTTTCGATATTCCTCCCATATCGATAAAAGCCACGCCTGCATTTCAAGCCTTGTAAACTCATCAAGTGCAGAGAACGGCTCATCTAAGCATAAAATGGGCTTGTCACTGACAATTGCACGGATAAATGATACCCGTTGTTGCATACCGCCAGACAGCTCATTTGGATACGCATTTTTAAACGATGCGAGTCCTACTTTGTCTAGCCATTCCTTGGCACGTTCAATATTCGGTTTTTGCTGAAGCTCCTCAACGATCGTGACATTTTCTACTATCGTACGCCAAGGCAGTAAACATGGTTGCTGAGGCATATAGCCAATCGTTCCTCTTTTTTGCTGGATATCGGTACCGTTTAATAAGATAGCTCCCTTATCAATAGAAGTCACACCACCAATTAATTGAAAGAGTGTGCTTTTTCCACTTCCTGACGGACCAATAATCGCCACAAATTCCCCGTCCTTCACTTCAAAAGATAAATTACGAATGACTGGAAGGGAATCAAAGGATTTATCAATGTTTTGAATGCTGAGCATGTAGGCCTCTCCCCTTCACAACGAGCTTTTCTAATAATCGAATAGCACTAAATAATAATAAACTTAAAATTACAATGGCAAAAATCGCTACAAACACACGATCTGTTCGAAATGAAGATTGTGCCAATGTCATATAGACACCAATCCCCTTTTTCGCACCTAGCCATTCTGCAATGACCGCTCCCATAACGCTATAGGTTGCCGCGATCTTAATGCCTGAAAAAATCGCTGGATACGCATACGGCCATTCAAGTTTCCAAAAGGTTTGTGCTTTCGTTGCACCGACCATCTCAAAATAATGTTTCAGCTCTGGTGAGGTTTGACGAAAGCCATCCATTGCCGAGATCACAATTGGAAAAAAGCACACGAGACAAATAATAATAAGCTTTGGCAATAAACCAAATCCAAACCAAATGATTAATAGCGGTGCTAGGACGAGCACAGGAACATTCTGTGACATAATGAGAATAGGATAAAATAGCTCCCGAATAAACGTAAAACGATGTAATAACACGGCAACCGTTAGCCCGCACAATATCCCGATAGCAAGACCTAGAAGTGCTAATTGAACAGTTGCAAACGCATGCGGCAAGAACGTTTCATACGATTGAAAGCCTTCTTTCAAAATGGCACTTGGTGCAGGCAATAGCCAATGTGGAACATCTGCCAAACGGACAATTAGTTCCCATATGAATAAGAGGAAGGCGATAAAAATTATCGTCCTTCCTTGTTTGATTACCGACTTCATCACTGATATTTCTCCGTTAACGTACCCATTGTAATACCTGATGGCTGATATAAAATTTTCACTTGAGTAATGACATTAATAGCACCAAGTTCTATCATCTTATCATTCATTTTTTCGATGATTTGTAATAAAGTCGATAGCTCACCCTCCATTGTCGTTTCTAATGGATGAACTTCATATTTCACCCCTGATGCGTCTATAACGGCAATCGCTGCATCGACAAATGGAATAACATCTTCATATTTTTCAGTTTTCGGGATAATTTGTACACTAATTAATGAGTTTGCCATGTTATTTTGTCTCCTTTTTCGGTAAAAAGTCATTTGTAAATGCTTGTTCTGCGTTAAATTCGCCCTCTAAAACTTTGTTGTCGGCCATCCATTTTGCGTAGTTCTCCCAGACAGTTAGCTTTTGCTCGCCCCAGTGCGCCGCATCGTCTTGATACTTATCTGCTAGCCATTCCTGACTTTTATGCACGAGGTCTTTATCTAAGTCAGGTACCGCTTCTAATAAAATATCAGCCGCCTCACTCGGATGACTTATCGCATATTCATAGCCCTTTGCTGCAGCAGCGACAAATGCTTTGACTGTATCCGGATCATCCTTAATCATTTTTTCATTTGTAGCAAGTACAGGTGTGTAATAATCTAACTGATCACTATAATCTGTTAAATAAAGCATGTTCAATTTTTCACCACGAAGTTCTGCTTCAATCCCTGTCCATGCATAATAAATCCAGGCAAAATCAATATCTTTTTTCATCATTGTGAAGAAATCCAAATCACCTGCATTGACAATATCTAACTTATTAATATCCGCATTTTCTGTTTGCATAAGTGATTGTAGGACAGCCTTTTCAAGTGGTGCACCCCAGCCACCATATGTTTTACCTTCAAAATCCTTCGGTGACGTAATCCCTTTAGATGCAGTGGATGCAAAGCCAGAAGTATTATGTTGAATAATCGCTGCAATCGATACTAAAGGTACATCCTGCACACGTGCCTGTGTAATCCCTTCTTGGTAGCTTACGCCAAACTGAGCCTTACCAGACGCCACTAGTTGATCTGCACCCGTTTCGCCAGGTAATAAAATTTCAACATCTAAGCCCTGTTCTTTAAAGTAGCCAAGTTTTTCCGCTACATATAAACCTGTATGATTTGTATTCGGTGTCCAATCTAGCACGACCGATACCTTTTTTAATGCATTCGCATCGTTTTTATCCTTTGTCTCCTCTTTTTTGCTACAACCCACTAATGTTAAAAGTGTAGCCATCAGAATCAATAACCATTTTTTCATGTTTAATCCTCCCAGTAAGTAATGTGAAAGTGTTCATGAATGAATGTTTCCACCAGAAGAAAGCGTATTCACAATTAGTATGTACCCAAGGCTTGCACATACAACAAAAACATAAAAAAACGCCCAGGATTCCTCCCAGACGTTTTACAATCAGTATCAAAAACTTTCTTTTTTTTGAATAGATGTTCCCTACGCTGGTACGAGCCAAATCAGGTTCAAAGGGTCAGCGTCTATCGGACACAATCTCAGCTGGCAACTACCAGTCCCCCTACATTCTTTCCATATGAACTTTTCGTGATTATTATACCCATATCTATCTGTAAATGACAAGGGTCTCTTTACTAAAAGCGCTGTAAATATAATTTAACAGCCCCATCTCTCTCTTCAAGAGTTCCATCTTCTAAAATATATTTTTCATTTACCCCAAATAACTGCAATGTCCCTTCTTTTGTAAAACGTGGATTAAAGAGAACTAGTTGAACATCTTTAAAGTCGGGAAGCGATGATAAAGAGCCATCTTCTACTTTGTATAACTTAAATCGAGATTTATCCTCATTTGGTACAAACTCATTTAGAGCAAGTTTATTCTTGTAGACAGCTAAAGAAAAAGCCTTTTTACCATCAATCTTATGGTAAGATCCATCTACTAAATCAACATAACCTGTCTCTAAGCTTTTTCCATTTTTAAAGGAAGCATAAATTTTTTGGTCGGTAAGTGCAATGTCCAACGTTCCTTTAAAAGGTAATTCGTATTGCTTCTCTTTTTCTGTTCCAACATCATAGAGCGTAAAGCGCACCACTTCTTCACCATCTTTTTTAACGACTTCTGGTATAAGCAACTGATTATCCTGGTAAATCGGCTGACTTACTGAACTATTATCAAAGAATTGTTTATATTGTTTTACCTCGTTTGTACGTAAATTCGTCAAGCTATAAATAGTTTGACCTTTTTTTGTATCATTTTTATCTGTCAATAGTATATCATCATCTAAATCTATAAAAGAACTAGTAGAAAATTCTTTGACCTCTAACGTCTCCCTATTTTTAACGAAAACATCCTCCTCTTTACCATCACCCATCCAAACAAGCCAGTTTTCATTCACGAGAATCTTTGAAATAGGCGATTCACCCTTCATCTCAACTTTTTCAATTTGTGTATCGATTGCATAAGAATAAATGTTACCTCCTTCGTAGTAAAAGAAAGAGTTTGTTGCATCATCAAATATAGCTGTGAATAACGTTTCAGTAGAACGACCTGGTATACTAATTTCTTCATAAGTTCGATCAGTTACTTGCGAAACAATCAATTGTTCTATACCGTCTTCTATAAATGGATAACTTAGCAAGATTGTAAGAGCC
Proteins encoded in this region:
- a CDS encoding ABC transporter substrate-binding protein, with translation MKKWLLILMATLLTLVGCSKKEETKDKNDANALKKVSVVLDWTPNTNHTGLYVAEKLGYFKEQGLDVEILLPGETGADQLVASGKAQFGVSYQEGITQARVQDVPLVSIAAIIQHNTSGFASTASKGITSPKDFEGKTYGGWGAPLEKAVLQSLMQTENADINKLDIVNAGDLDFFTMMKKDIDFAWIYYAWTGIEAELRGEKLNMLYLTDYSDQLDYYTPVLATNEKMIKDDPDTVKAFVAAAAKGYEYAISHPSEAADILLEAVPDLDKDLVHKSQEWLADKYQDDAAHWGEQKLTVWENYAKWMADNKVLEGEFNAEQAFTNDFLPKKETK
- a CDS encoding ABC transporter ATP-binding protein, translated to MLSIQNIDKSFDSLPVIRNLSFEVKDGEFVAIIGPSGSGKSTLFQLIGGVTSIDKGAILLNGTDIQQKRGTIGYMPQQPCLLPWRTIVENVTIVEELQQKPNIERAKEWLDKVGLASFKNAYPNELSGGMQQRVSFIRAIVSDKPILCLDEPFSALDEFTRLEMQAWLLSIWEEYRKSIVFVTHSIEEALFLADRIIVLTKRPATIKKEIIVPFARPRQEEIRHSATFTALKQQLFTYLKEEKDDANVD
- a CDS encoding TatD family hydrolase encodes the protein MLIDAHIHLDQYLENEVPTLLEEAEHVIAVSMNIESCEKTLKLSKTFAKVKAAFGFHPEQALPSAMEEEALFDWIRQHAHDTVAIGEVGLPYYLKQEKAVDDRPYMELLERFILLAKELNKPIILHAVYEDAAIACDLLEKHHVKKAHFHWFKGDEEVIERMIQNGYFISVTPDCTYETEIQQVIKKYPIELMMVETDGPWPFEDPFDNKRTSPWMMNHSMEVIASIKGITTQEAARIITRNTTIFYNL
- a CDS encoding sodium/solute symporter (Members of the Solute:Sodium Symporter (SSS), TC 2.A.21 as described in tcdb.org, catalyze solute:Na+ symport. Known solutes for members of the family include sugars, amino acids, nucleosides, inositols, vitamins, urea or anions, depending on the system.), giving the protein MSFTAIFFFVAIVGLTLVITWWASKRTSSASDFYTAGGGLTGWQNGLAIAGDYLSAASFLGIAGAVALFGFDGFFFSIGYLVAYLVVLYIVAEPLRNLGKFTLADMITARFDSSKVRGTAALSTITIVLFYMIAQLVGAGALIQLLLGIDYWVAVLIVGVMMTTYVLFGGMTATSWVQIIKACLLMLGTVIISFLVLKEFGFSITTMFKEMETATDSGAAYLNPGLKYQNGIDTISMLIALVLGTAGLPHILMRFFTVKDAKTARSSVIWATWIVGIFYILTIFLGFGAAKFVGKEEIIAANAAGNMAAPLLAEALGGDILFSFVCAVAFATILAVVAGLVLSGASALSHDIYGQIIKKGNVTEKEQVLAARIGSITIAIISILLALGAQTLNVAFLVSLAFCIAGSANLPVIIYTIYWRRFNTAGAVTAMLTGLISALVLVAVSPNIWNPVEGKAIFVGNPLINLTNPAIISVPLGFLGGFIGTLLSKESDAKKYREVEVKANTGISVQDVSH
- a CDS encoding thiamine-binding protein — its product is MANSLISVQIIPKTEKYEDVIPFVDAAIAVIDASGVKYEVHPLETTMEGELSTLLQIIEKMNDKMIELGAINVITQVKILYQPSGITMGTLTEKYQ
- a CDS encoding ABC transporter permease; this encodes MKSVIKQGRTIIFIAFLLFIWELIVRLADVPHWLLPAPSAILKEGFQSYETFLPHAFATVQLALLGLAIGILCGLTVAVLLHRFTFIRELFYPILIMSQNVPVLVLAPLLIIWFGFGLLPKLIIICLVCFFPIVISAMDGFRQTSPELKHYFEMVGATKAQTFWKLEWPYAYPAIFSGIKIAATYSVMGAVIAEWLGAKKGIGVYMTLAQSSFRTDRVFVAIFAIVILSLLLFSAIRLLEKLVVKGRGLHAQHSKH
- a CDS encoding DUF485 domain-containing protein, which codes for MANNQANKGVVIDYDAIANQESFKVLVRKKNSFLWSMTVIFLAAYMLLPILTSYTTILHQKAFGEITWVWVYSAGLFIMTWGLCHIYVAKANSFDKEAKAIIAEYENGGGR